The Myxococcota bacterium genome has a segment encoding these proteins:
- a CDS encoding CPBP family intramembrane glutamic endopeptidase, whose protein sequence is MDDPHSSEEDGAATRARAPIARSLAAFAAGVAAAVALAGARDVANREAFGSDTVAAVGALVAAAIGAVALSGALLRSVPVREALALRRPRLGTARLALVVAGVFGVSTLARLAVELLGGTGGSGLEQLESEIETAIDGARAPSVAWIAVGVAIGPGVAEELLFRGLLLGALLPRIGAARAALLSTVAFAAAHIDPLHALAVVPLGLYLAAVRLATGSTIAAIACHVANNALALALAAASPEARAAGVAASVVALPAACRVLAGLGRARRERAGPA, encoded by the coding sequence ATGGACGACCCGCACAGCAGCGAAGAGGACGGCGCGGCGACGCGCGCACGCGCTCCGATCGCGCGCTCGCTCGCGGCGTTCGCCGCCGGCGTCGCAGCGGCCGTCGCGCTCGCGGGCGCGCGCGACGTCGCGAACCGCGAAGCATTCGGGTCCGACACGGTCGCGGCCGTCGGCGCGCTCGTCGCCGCGGCCATCGGCGCCGTCGCACTCTCGGGCGCGCTGCTGCGGAGCGTGCCCGTGCGCGAGGCGCTCGCCCTGCGCCGCCCGCGGCTCGGCACCGCGCGACTCGCGCTCGTCGTCGCCGGCGTGTTCGGCGTGAGCACGCTCGCGCGACTCGCGGTGGAGCTGCTCGGCGGCACGGGCGGCAGCGGTCTCGAGCAGCTCGAGAGCGAGATCGAGACCGCGATCGACGGCGCGCGCGCGCCGAGCGTCGCGTGGATCGCCGTCGGCGTCGCGATCGGCCCCGGCGTCGCGGAGGAGCTGCTGTTCCGCGGACTCTTGCTAGGCGCGCTGCTCCCGCGCATCGGCGCAGCGCGAGCGGCCCTGCTCTCGACCGTCGCGTTCGCCGCCGCGCACATCGACCCCCTGCACGCACTCGCGGTCGTTCCGCTCGGGCTCTACCTCGCGGCGGTACGCCTCGCGACCGGCAGCACCATCGCCGCGATCGCGTGCCACGTCGCCAACAATGCACTCGCGCTCGCACTCGCGGCGGCATCGCCGGAAGCGCGCGCCGCCGGCGTCGCCGCGAGCGTCGTCGCGCTTCCCGCGGCGTGCCGCGTGCTCGCCGGGCTGGGCCGCGCGCGGCGCGAACGGGCCGGGCCCGCCTGA
- a CDS encoding YqgE/AlgH family protein: MIETDITRALLVAMPQLQDPNFRRAVVQLIDHGDQGSFGLVLNREVDLTASDLCESLELDWQGEADVRVRWGGPVQGNTGWVLFGDDVGLDVSSQVAQRVIPGISFAGSLAVLEEVAQRPPDDVCLFLGYAGWGPGQLESEIAAGAWLLAPASADVVFAVEPEAMWSHVVRSLGIDPATLVPTSGVH; the protein is encoded by the coding sequence GTGATCGAAACCGACATCACGCGCGCGCTCCTCGTCGCGATGCCCCAGCTCCAGGATCCGAACTTCCGGCGCGCCGTCGTGCAGCTCATCGACCACGGCGACCAGGGCTCGTTCGGGCTCGTGTTGAACCGCGAGGTCGACCTCACGGCGAGCGACCTGTGCGAGAGCCTCGAGCTCGATTGGCAGGGCGAGGCGGACGTGCGCGTCCGCTGGGGCGGGCCCGTGCAGGGCAATACAGGATGGGTGCTGTTCGGCGACGACGTCGGTCTCGACGTGTCGAGCCAGGTCGCGCAGCGGGTCATCCCGGGCATCAGCTTCGCGGGCTCGCTCGCGGTGCTCGAGGAGGTCGCGCAGCGACCGCCCGACGACGTGTGCCTGTTCCTCGGCTACGCGGGCTGGGGCCCCGGCCAGCTCGAGAGCGAGATCGCCGCCGGCGCGTGGCTGCTCGCGCCGGCCTCCGCGGACGTCGTCTTCGCGGTCGAGCCCGAAGCCATGTGGAGCCACGTCGTGCGCTCGCTCGGCATCGATCCGGCGACGCTCGTTCCGACGAGCGGCGTCCACTAG
- a CDS encoding glutathione S-transferase family protein translates to MPTIHGVNASPFVRKVRAVLEEKGVAYELNPVMPFGPSAEFLAMSPLGKIPVYQDGSFSVPDSSVIAQYLERKHPKPALYPANDEAFAHALFLEEYADTKLIEVTAPVFVQRVINKMIMKIEPNEEIVRSALTERIPPVFDYLERRAPDGDGAIEGRFGIADIAVASPIVNFEHAGETIDAARWPRLAAWVARVHARPSFKKLIEEEKAGFAAIKG, encoded by the coding sequence ATGCCCACGATCCACGGTGTCAACGCTTCCCCGTTCGTCCGCAAGGTGCGCGCCGTCCTCGAGGAGAAGGGCGTCGCCTACGAGCTGAACCCGGTCATGCCCTTCGGGCCGAGCGCGGAGTTCCTCGCGATGTCGCCGCTCGGGAAGATCCCCGTCTACCAGGACGGCTCGTTCAGCGTGCCCGACTCGTCGGTGATCGCGCAGTACCTCGAGCGCAAGCACCCGAAGCCCGCGCTCTACCCGGCGAACGACGAGGCGTTCGCGCACGCGCTCTTCCTCGAGGAGTACGCGGACACGAAGCTGATCGAGGTGACGGCGCCCGTCTTCGTGCAGCGCGTCATCAACAAGATGATCATGAAGATCGAGCCGAACGAGGAGATCGTGCGCAGCGCGCTCACGGAGCGCATTCCGCCCGTCTTCGACTACCTCGAGCGGCGCGCGCCCGACGGCGACGGTGCGATCGAGGGGCGCTTCGGCATCGCCGACATCGCAGTGGCGTCGCCGATCGTGAACTTCGAGCACGCGGGCGAGACGATCGACGCGGCGCGCTGGCCGCGGCTCGCGGCGTGGGTGGCGCGCGTGCACGCGCGGCCGAGCTTCAAGAAGCTGATCGAGGAAGAGAAGGCGGGCTTCGCCGCGATCAAGGGCTGA
- a CDS encoding S-(hydroxymethyl)glutathione dehydrogenase/class III alcohol dehydrogenase: MKVKAAIAVAAGEPLAIDEIDLEGPKAGECLVRLAATGVCHTDAYTLSGEDPEGLFPAVLGHEGAGVVEEVGPGVASLAPGDHVIPLYTPECRQCKFCLSGKTNLCGAIRETQGKGLMPDGTSRISWRGSKIHHYMGTSTFAQYTVVPEIALAKIRRDAPLDKVCLLGCGITTGIGAVLHTAKCEPGSTVAVFGLGGIGLSVIQGATMAGCDRVIGVDVNPKKFEQAMQFGATDCIDPRSLAGPVEDAIVEATGGGVDYAFDCTGNVDVMAQALRSTHKGWGECVIIGVAGAGKEIHARPFLLVTGRSWRGTAFGGTKGRTQLPTFVDRYMRGRIKIDEMVSRVLPLDRIDEAFELMHRGEVIRSVIDLR; encoded by the coding sequence ATGAAGGTGAAGGCGGCGATCGCGGTCGCGGCGGGGGAGCCGCTCGCGATCGACGAGATCGACCTCGAAGGCCCGAAGGCGGGCGAGTGCCTCGTGCGGCTCGCGGCGACGGGCGTCTGCCACACGGACGCGTACACGCTCTCGGGCGAGGATCCGGAGGGCCTGTTCCCGGCCGTGCTCGGGCACGAGGGCGCGGGCGTCGTCGAGGAGGTCGGGCCCGGGGTCGCGTCGCTCGCACCGGGCGACCACGTCATCCCGCTGTACACGCCCGAGTGTCGGCAGTGCAAGTTCTGCCTGTCGGGCAAGACGAACCTGTGCGGCGCGATCCGCGAGACGCAGGGCAAGGGGCTCATGCCCGACGGCACGAGTCGCATCTCGTGGCGCGGCTCGAAGATCCACCACTACATGGGGACGTCGACGTTCGCGCAGTACACGGTCGTTCCCGAGATCGCGCTCGCGAAGATCCGACGGGACGCGCCGCTCGACAAGGTGTGCCTGCTCGGCTGCGGCATCACGACGGGCATCGGCGCCGTGCTCCACACCGCGAAGTGCGAGCCCGGCTCGACCGTCGCCGTGTTCGGGCTCGGCGGCATCGGGCTCTCGGTGATCCAGGGCGCGACGATGGCGGGCTGCGACCGCGTGATCGGCGTCGACGTGAACCCGAAGAAGTTCGAGCAGGCGATGCAGTTCGGCGCGACGGACTGCATCGACCCGCGCTCGCTCGCGGGCCCGGTCGAGGACGCGATCGTGGAGGCGACGGGCGGCGGCGTCGACTACGCGTTCGACTGCACGGGCAACGTCGACGTGATGGCGCAGGCGCTGCGCTCGACGCACAAGGGCTGGGGCGAGTGCGTCATCATCGGGGTCGCGGGCGCGGGCAAGGAGATCCACGCGCGCCCGTTCCTGCTCGTCACGGGGCGCTCGTGGCGCGGCACCGCGTTCGGCGGCACGAAGGGGCGCACGCAGCTCCCGACCTTCGTCGATCGCTACATGCGCGGGCGCATCAAGATCGACGAGATGGTGAGCCGCGTCCTGCCCCTCGACCGCATCGACGAGGCGTTCGAGCTGATGCACCGCGGCGAGGTCATCCGCAGCGTGATCGACCTGCGGTAG
- a CDS encoding sulfite exporter TauE/SafE family protein — translation METGDALALGAFFGGLAPPVVALLFAAAFATAILSATIGVAGGITLLAVMLLFLDPLVAIPLHGVVQLVSNSSRAWMLRPHVRLDVVGRYSILLLPFGALGIGLAQSLSPHVLRAAIGVFVLLATWRPQWLLLGARPENVDPHRRFFVLGGVIGFVNVSIGATGPLLAPFFLNLGLTRFAIIGTQAACQMLGHLSKIVVFGAAGFAFREWLGLLGLLSIAAVAGTRVGGLLLERVNERVFRALYKGVLTLIALRLVAAELLA, via the coding sequence TTGGAGACGGGAGACGCCCTCGCGCTCGGCGCGTTCTTCGGAGGCCTCGCGCCGCCCGTCGTCGCGCTGCTCTTCGCCGCCGCGTTCGCGACGGCGATCCTGTCCGCGACGATCGGCGTCGCGGGCGGCATCACGCTGCTCGCGGTGATGCTGCTCTTCCTCGATCCGCTGGTCGCGATCCCGCTGCACGGCGTCGTGCAGCTCGTCTCCAACTCGTCGCGCGCGTGGATGCTGCGGCCGCACGTGCGGCTCGACGTCGTGGGGCGCTACTCGATCCTGCTGCTGCCGTTCGGAGCGCTCGGCATCGGGCTCGCGCAGAGCCTCTCGCCGCACGTGCTGCGCGCCGCGATCGGCGTCTTCGTGCTGCTCGCGACGTGGCGGCCGCAGTGGCTCCTGCTCGGCGCGCGTCCCGAGAACGTCGACCCGCACCGGCGCTTCTTCGTGCTCGGCGGCGTGATCGGCTTCGTGAACGTGTCGATCGGCGCGACGGGCCCGCTGCTCGCGCCGTTCTTCCTGAACCTCGGACTCACGCGCTTCGCGATCATCGGCACGCAGGCGGCCTGTCAGATGCTCGGCCACCTCTCGAAGATCGTCGTGTTCGGCGCGGCGGGCTTCGCGTTCCGGGAGTGGCTGGGGCTGCTCGGGCTGCTCTCGATCGCGGCCGTCGCGGGGACGCGCGTCGGCGGCCTGCTGCTCGAGCGCGTGAACGAGCGCGTCTTCCGCGCGCTCTACAAGGGCGTGCTCACGCTGATCGCACTGCGGCTCGTGGCGGCCGAGCTGCTCGCGTGA
- a CDS encoding bifunctional alpha,alpha-trehalose-phosphate synthase (UDP-forming)/trehalose-phosphatase, producing the protein MATIEGERERPIVVASNRLPFTLERDAAGALVSRTSAGGLVAALEPVLRRRGGTWVGWPGLALGPDEKIPLGERPFRIEPVALDPDVADGYYHGFSNGTIWPLFHSMPQRAVFEPADFSAYATANEHFASAIAAELGRAGETELVWIHDYHLMVVGEPLRQLVPDAHLAFFLHIPFPPYDVFRLLPWDREVLRGLLACDVIGFHVEGYAANFLDCVERLAGARVDRANLVVHHGDRAVQVGVFPIGIDFDDFEARARAAPTAPESGRERLVLGVDRLDYTKGIPERIRAFERFLELHPEHHERVALLQLAVPSRSEVQEYQALKREIDELVGKVNGRFATARWSPIRYLHRSVPKDRLAGLYRDADVALVTPLRDGMNLVAKEYVASQVADPGVLVLSRLAGAAETMREALTVNPYHVDEVAETIATALAMDVDARAERMKGLRQRERREDVHAWVGSFLAAAGRERARAAPLSDDDIDHWLGAFLRRRSRLALFLDYDGTLTPLRAHPSEAVMDARMRAAFEGCASHPNIDVAIVSGRALADVRAMVANERVTYAGNHGLEIEGPGLAPFRHEDLVHYEERIAALATELESIARDGAWTEAKGPTLTFHVRRVPLERRGSLVAKARALITAAGFQARDAHAALEGRPPIGWDKGRAVLHVLRARYGPGWSERVRVVYVGDDQTDEDAFRFLQGLARTFRVGATDTATAAQHRLSDTNAVCALVDWISRRPAWS; encoded by the coding sequence GTGGCCACGATCGAAGGCGAGCGCGAACGCCCGATCGTCGTCGCGAGCAACCGGCTGCCGTTCACGCTCGAGCGCGACGCCGCCGGCGCGCTCGTGTCGCGCACGTCGGCCGGCGGGCTCGTGGCGGCGCTCGAGCCCGTGCTGCGTCGCCGCGGCGGAACGTGGGTCGGCTGGCCCGGCCTCGCACTCGGCCCCGACGAGAAGATCCCGCTCGGCGAGCGCCCGTTCCGCATCGAGCCCGTGGCGCTCGACCCCGACGTGGCGGACGGCTACTACCACGGCTTCTCGAACGGAACGATCTGGCCGCTCTTCCACTCGATGCCGCAGCGCGCCGTCTTCGAGCCGGCCGACTTCTCCGCGTACGCGACCGCCAACGAGCACTTCGCGAGCGCGATCGCCGCCGAGCTCGGCCGCGCGGGCGAGACGGAGCTCGTGTGGATCCACGACTACCATCTGATGGTGGTGGGCGAGCCGCTGCGCCAGCTCGTCCCCGACGCGCACCTCGCGTTCTTCCTCCACATCCCGTTCCCGCCCTACGACGTGTTCCGCCTGCTGCCCTGGGACCGCGAGGTCCTGCGCGGCCTGCTCGCGTGCGACGTGATCGGCTTCCACGTCGAGGGCTACGCGGCGAACTTCCTCGATTGCGTCGAGCGGCTCGCCGGCGCGCGCGTCGACCGCGCGAACCTGGTCGTGCACCACGGCGACCGAGCGGTGCAGGTCGGCGTGTTCCCGATCGGGATCGACTTCGACGACTTCGAGGCGCGCGCGCGGGCGGCGCCCACAGCGCCCGAGTCCGGACGCGAGCGGCTCGTGCTCGGCGTCGACCGCCTCGACTACACCAAGGGCATTCCCGAGCGCATCCGCGCCTTCGAGCGCTTCCTCGAGCTGCACCCCGAGCACCACGAGCGCGTCGCGCTGCTGCAGCTCGCGGTGCCGAGCCGCAGCGAGGTGCAGGAGTACCAGGCGCTCAAGCGCGAGATCGACGAGCTCGTCGGCAAGGTGAACGGGCGCTTCGCGACCGCGCGCTGGTCGCCCATCCGCTATCTGCACCGCTCGGTTCCGAAGGATCGCCTCGCCGGGCTCTATCGCGACGCCGACGTCGCGCTCGTCACGCCGCTGCGCGACGGCATGAACCTCGTCGCGAAGGAGTACGTGGCGTCGCAGGTCGCGGACCCGGGCGTGCTCGTGCTGTCGAGGCTCGCCGGCGCGGCCGAGACGATGCGCGAGGCGCTGACGGTCAACCCGTACCACGTCGACGAGGTCGCGGAGACGATCGCCACCGCGCTCGCCATGGACGTCGACGCGCGCGCCGAGCGCATGAAGGGCCTCCGGCAGCGCGAGCGGCGCGAGGACGTGCACGCCTGGGTCGGGAGCTTCCTGGCCGCGGCGGGCCGCGAGCGGGCGCGCGCCGCGCCGCTCTCCGACGACGACATCGACCACTGGCTCGGCGCGTTCCTGCGGCGCCGCAGCCGGCTCGCGCTCTTCCTCGACTACGACGGCACGCTGACGCCGCTGCGCGCGCACCCGAGCGAGGCCGTCATGGACGCGCGCATGCGCGCCGCGTTCGAGGGCTGCGCGTCGCACCCGAACATCGACGTCGCGATCGTGTCGGGCCGCGCGCTCGCGGACGTGCGCGCGATGGTCGCGAACGAGCGCGTCACCTACGCGGGCAACCACGGTCTCGAGATCGAGGGCCCGGGCCTCGCGCCGTTCCGCCACGAGGACCTCGTCCACTACGAGGAGCGCATCGCCGCGCTCGCGACCGAGCTCGAATCGATCGCGCGCGACGGCGCGTGGACGGAGGCGAAGGGGCCGACGCTCACCTTCCACGTGCGCCGCGTTCCGCTCGAGCGGCGCGGCTCGCTCGTCGCGAAGGCGCGCGCGCTGATCACCGCGGCCGGGTTCCAGGCGCGCGACGCGCACGCTGCGCTCGAGGGCCGCCCGCCGATCGGCTGGGACAAGGGGCGCGCGGTGCTGCACGTGCTGCGCGCGCGCTACGGGCCGGGCTGGAGCGAGCGCGTGCGCGTCGTGTACGTCGGCGACGACCAGACGGACGAGGACGCGTTCCGCTTCCTGCAGGGCCTCGCGCGCACGTTCCGCGTCGGCGCGACGGACACGGCGACGGCCGCGCAGCACCGGCTCTCGGACACGAACGCCGTCTGCGCGCTCGTCGACTGGATCTCGCGCCGCCCCGCCTGGAGCTGA
- a CDS encoding site-2 protease family protein: MQDLLHWIVVYAVFLFSVTLHESAHAWAAVVGGDATAYRGGQVTLDPRPHIRREPLGMVVIPWIGLLMSGFPFGWASTPYDPGWAYAFPKRAGWMALAGPASNLALAVVGGVAMRTGLLLGAFERGGPSLYYGVLPAVGAAPFVETLALFLSALFAMNLLLLVLNLVPVPPFDGSGVLALFVDEDTGRRLQEAMRRPGLSMLGMLFVFLVLPGLFGPVLRAAFGWVLM; the protein is encoded by the coding sequence GTGCAGGATCTGTTGCACTGGATCGTCGTGTACGCGGTCTTCCTCTTCTCGGTCACGCTGCACGAGTCGGCGCACGCGTGGGCCGCGGTCGTCGGCGGCGATGCGACCGCGTACCGCGGCGGTCAGGTGACGCTCGATCCGCGTCCGCACATCCGTCGCGAGCCGCTCGGCATGGTCGTCATCCCGTGGATCGGCCTGCTGATGAGCGGCTTCCCGTTCGGGTGGGCGAGCACGCCCTACGACCCGGGCTGGGCCTACGCGTTTCCGAAGCGCGCGGGCTGGATGGCGCTCGCCGGGCCCGCCTCGAACCTCGCGCTCGCCGTCGTCGGCGGCGTCGCGATGCGCACGGGCCTGCTGCTCGGCGCGTTCGAGCGCGGCGGCCCGAGCCTCTACTACGGCGTGCTGCCGGCCGTCGGCGCGGCGCCCTTCGTCGAGACGCTGGCGCTCTTCCTGAGCGCGCTCTTCGCGATGAACCTGCTGCTGCTCGTGCTGAACCTCGTCCCCGTGCCGCCGTTCGACGGCAGTGGCGTCCTGGCGCTGTTCGTCGACGAGGACACCGGGCGCCGGCTGCAGGAGGCGATGCGACGCCCCGGCCTCTCGATGCTGGGAATGCTCTTCGTGTTCCTCGTGCTCCCGGGCCTCTTCGGTCCCGTGCTGCGCGCCGCGTTCGGCTGGGTGCTGATGTGA
- a CDS encoding sulfatase, protein MRRARAFARVAAVALSFAAAGCGDADRGTDRAPARPPSVVLVTIESLRTDHVGAYGGRSATRPDVAITPTLDALAAEAVTYERAHSVTSWTLASHASLFTGLYPAAHQTQRPRGSLGEGYDTLAEVLARAGYQTAGVVSGPYLRRMHGLVQGIEWLDEAPAGVVPARAHSDVTNPAMERGLIEFVELRRDAERPFFLFAYFWDPHFDFLPPAPYDAMFVDDGVERIDVHDFDTSDTIHPGISEAELDFVLSQYDGEIRATDELLGRFFSLLRARGLWDDALVIVTADHGEEFFDHGQKGHKNNLYAETVHVPLFVKYPRGTGPAAGTRDARLASLVDVAPTVLDVAGVPRALRPDVPLDGRSLLAPPDPARPIFLELLSTWYLQRGSRVDVDVERFWAAMRGDEKLVVHEPRLGRPRRELYDVAADPRETRDLASDPSHAASVAALGRALDAQQAAAREVAARFAAGSDAQLDPEDEQRLRELGYL, encoded by the coding sequence GTGAGGCGCGCTCGCGCGTTCGCGCGCGTCGCGGCCGTCGCGCTCTCGTTCGCGGCCGCCGGCTGTGGCGACGCCGATCGCGGTACCGATCGCGCGCCTGCGCGCCCGCCGTCCGTCGTGCTCGTGACGATCGAGTCGCTGCGCACCGACCACGTCGGCGCCTACGGCGGCCGGAGCGCGACGCGCCCCGACGTCGCGATCACGCCGACGCTCGACGCGCTCGCGGCCGAGGCCGTGACGTACGAGCGCGCGCACTCCGTCACGAGCTGGACGCTCGCGTCGCACGCGAGCCTCTTCACGGGCCTGTATCCCGCCGCGCACCAGACGCAGCGCCCGCGCGGCTCGCTCGGCGAGGGCTACGACACGCTGGCGGAGGTGCTCGCGCGCGCGGGCTACCAGACGGCGGGCGTCGTGAGCGGGCCGTACCTGCGGCGCATGCACGGCCTCGTGCAGGGCATCGAGTGGCTCGACGAGGCGCCCGCCGGCGTCGTCCCGGCGCGCGCGCACTCCGACGTCACGAATCCCGCGATGGAGCGCGGCCTGATCGAGTTCGTCGAGCTGCGCCGCGACGCCGAGCGCCCGTTCTTCCTCTTCGCCTACTTCTGGGACCCGCACTTCGACTTCCTCCCGCCCGCGCCCTACGACGCGATGTTCGTCGACGACGGGGTCGAGCGGATCGACGTCCACGACTTCGACACGAGCGACACCATCCACCCCGGCATCTCGGAGGCCGAGCTCGACTTCGTGCTGTCGCAGTACGACGGCGAGATCCGCGCGACCGACGAGCTGCTCGGGCGCTTCTTCTCCCTGCTGCGCGCGCGCGGGCTGTGGGACGACGCGCTCGTGATCGTCACCGCCGACCACGGCGAGGAGTTCTTCGATCACGGCCAGAAGGGCCACAAGAACAACCTCTACGCCGAGACCGTGCACGTGCCGCTCTTCGTGAAGTACCCGCGCGGGACGGGGCCCGCCGCCGGCACGCGCGACGCGAGGCTCGCGAGCCTGGTCGACGTCGCGCCGACGGTGCTCGACGTCGCGGGCGTCCCGCGCGCGCTTCGCCCGGACGTGCCGCTCGACGGGCGCTCGCTGCTCGCGCCGCCCGACCCCGCGCGCCCGATCTTCCTCGAGCTGCTCTCCACCTGGTACCTGCAGCGCGGGAGCCGGGTCGACGTCGACGTCGAGCGCTTCTGGGCGGCGATGCGCGGCGACGAGAAGCTCGTCGTGCACGAGCCGCGGCTCGGGAGGCCGCGGCGCGAGCTCTACGACGTCGCCGCCGACCCGCGCGAGACGCGCGACCTCGCGTCGGACCCGTCGCACGCGGCGAGCGTCGCCGCGCTCGGGCGCGCGCTCGACGCGCAGCAGGCCGCCGCGCGGGAGGTCGCCGCGCGCTTCGCGGCGGGCAGCGACGCGCAGCTCGATCCCGAGGACGAGCAGCGGCTGCGCGAGCTCGGCTACCTCTGA
- a CDS encoding tetratricopeptide repeat protein, producing MAAASAATGRSGRARAAAAAALVLCAFVHFPFARVDPRDGRAHFDFVYDDADFVTTNASIRSIPRALEAFAQPFPPDQPERGLYRPLTNLSYAIDWAAFGESARGWHVVQTVLYAAVVLLAWALARAWFPGELAPFAAALVFAAHPVHAEAVDSLAARSELLALGFALASWRLFDASTRPGAPRARALGALSALAYGAACLSKETGALLPAVLVLALLARDGAAGGAARFARRAFDAVSLHVAVLLLYLAARLHVLGGLGPAAPVLAGIDLHTRIVTIGAVFAEYARLLLAPTTLQLDFYYQQTIGVPDAWSLRAAAGWAAIALGLGTFGLAATRALRGAPTALDTPRGAAIAGLGAFFVFLAPVSHVVGIGALMAERFLFAPSLGLAFFAVAVARAAGRRWIGDERARRAAAAAALALVAVLGGARSAARAAEWRDGVALWESAARATPGDYRSYVNVATHWIARGELDRAEVALVRALELAPGDRAVLANLAVVHLERGRLDAAEAIQRELLAADPTSFLAVYNLGQIALRRFDDTRALELFERARALNPNFAQAEQLIGEVEERIAKARRFVAENERAAERGDDAQLLATYARACRIIGDVACAETYEARARGLQR from the coding sequence ATGGCCGCAGCGAGCGCAGCGACGGGGAGATCGGGCCGCGCGCGCGCCGCTGCGGCCGCCGCGCTCGTCCTCTGCGCATTCGTCCACTTTCCGTTCGCGCGGGTCGACCCGCGCGACGGCCGCGCGCACTTCGACTTCGTCTACGACGACGCGGACTTCGTCACGACGAACGCGAGCATCCGGTCGATCCCGCGCGCGCTCGAGGCCTTCGCGCAGCCGTTCCCGCCCGACCAGCCCGAGCGCGGCCTGTACCGACCGCTCACCAACCTCTCCTACGCGATCGACTGGGCGGCGTTCGGCGAGAGCGCGCGCGGGTGGCACGTCGTGCAGACGGTGCTCTACGCGGCGGTCGTGCTGCTCGCGTGGGCGCTCGCGCGCGCGTGGTTCCCGGGCGAGCTCGCGCCGTTCGCGGCGGCGCTCGTCTTCGCCGCCCACCCCGTGCACGCCGAGGCCGTCGACAGCCTCGCCGCGCGCTCGGAGCTGCTCGCGCTCGGCTTCGCACTCGCGTCGTGGCGGCTCTTCGACGCGAGCACGCGGCCCGGCGCACCGCGCGCGCGCGCGCTCGGCGCGCTGTCGGCGCTCGCCTACGGCGCCGCGTGCCTGTCGAAGGAGACGGGCGCGCTGCTCCCCGCCGTGCTCGTGCTCGCGCTGCTCGCGCGCGACGGCGCGGCGGGAGGCGCGGCGCGCTTCGCGCGCCGCGCGTTCGACGCCGTCTCGCTCCACGTCGCCGTCCTGCTCCTCTACCTCGCCGCGCGCCTCCACGTGCTGGGCGGCCTCGGACCGGCCGCGCCCGTGCTCGCCGGCATCGACCTCCACACGCGCATCGTCACGATCGGCGCGGTGTTCGCCGAGTACGCGCGCCTGCTGCTCGCGCCCACGACGCTGCAGCTCGACTTCTACTACCAGCAGACGATCGGCGTCCCCGACGCGTGGTCGCTGCGCGCGGCGGCGGGCTGGGCGGCGATCGCGCTCGGCCTCGGGACCTTCGGGCTCGCGGCGACGCGCGCGCTCCGCGGCGCGCCCACCGCGCTCGACACGCCGCGCGGTGCGGCGATCGCCGGGCTCGGCGCGTTCTTCGTGTTCCTCGCGCCCGTCTCCCACGTCGTCGGCATCGGCGCGCTGATGGCCGAGCGCTTCCTCTTCGCACCGTCGCTCGGCCTCGCGTTCTTCGCAGTCGCGGTCGCCCGCGCGGCCGGGCGGCGCTGGATCGGCGACGAACGCGCGCGGCGCGCGGCGGCGGCCGCGGCGCTCGCACTCGTCGCGGTGCTCGGCGGGGCGCGCAGCGCGGCGCGCGCGGCGGAGTGGCGCGACGGCGTCGCGCTCTGGGAGTCGGCCGCGCGCGCGACGCCGGGGGACTACCGCTCCTACGTGAACGTCGCCACGCACTGGATCGCGCGCGGCGAGCTCGACCGCGCCGAAGTGGCGCTCGTCCGCGCGCTCGAGCTCGCGCCGGGCGACCGCGCCGTGCTCGCGAACCTCGCGGTCGTGCACCTCGAGCGCGGCCGGCTCGACGCCGCCGAGGCGATCCAGCGCGAGCTGCTCGCCGCCGACCCGACGAGCTTCCTCGCCGTCTACAACCTCGGGCAGATCGCGCTGCGCCGCTTCGACGACACGCGCGCGCTCGAGCTCTTCGAGCGCGCGCGCGCGCTCAATCCGAACTTCGCGCAGGCCGAGCAGCTGATCGGCGAGGTGGAGGAGCGGATCGCGAAGGCGCGCCGCTTCGTCGCCGAGAACGAGCGCGCGGCCGAGCGCGGCGACGACGCGCAGCTGCTCGCCACCTACGCGCGCGCGTGTCGCATCATCGGCGACGTCGCGTGCGCGGAGACGTACGAGGCGCGCGCGCGCGGGCTTCAGAGGTAG